The window gattaaacaacagaataaattaaataaccagAAATACGGAAGACgaaaacttaataattcaaccaaacactgctacataatctgaagtacaatactacctagaatttggtgtcacaagtcacagactatctaagaatactacaaataaggtatGAATGGAAATACATaagtctgtctctgaataagtaaaaacagaaagagaaaagataggaggagacaccaaggcccgcggacgtctgcaggactacctcgagtcgccgagtggactgaagacagcaccctcactgcggtccaaacgctccggtatcagtatctgcatacagtgtagagtgtagtatgagcaaaatcgaccccatgtgTTGATAAGTGcgtagcctaacctcggcgaagtagtgacgaggctaggaccagactaccaaataacctgtgcagttaaatcatatacagcggaaataaaagcagataattacagctaaagttgggcgggggaaacatgttgcggggagtaacagatagCAACATAATAACAGTAGAGAAATGAAGGGAAtgccataaatcaattaccagcaaaagacaaggaaataagaaaacaagtacacatgtaataccgttgcaggcgtgcacccgatcccatttcatatagtaccattgcagtcgtgcaacccgctcccattttatatattgtcgttgcaggcgtgcaacccactcccatttcatatattaccgttgcaggcgtgaaacccgctcccatttcatgtattaccgttgtaggcgtgcaacccgctcccatttaatttatcaataccaatcataaaagaatctcgacaagggaacaatagcataataataacatcccagcaagggaaccataatattacaacaacatcccggcaagggaacaacaatatcacaacaacatcccggcaagtgaacaataatattacaacagcatcccgacaagggaacaataatattacaacaacatcccggcaagacgaggtctaatttttaattattcaaaaagccctaactctacccaaatccccaattttttacccttaagaacatgatttaggcttagaaatctaatgggtattaatggaaattgaagaaaacgagtcTAAGAACACATACCTATGGGTTTGTAGTGAAATACCTCTTCAAAAATCGCACAAGTTCGAGTTTAAGTGAAAAAGTTATGAAGTTTTGAAGAAATCCCGTTTTGCTACggttttaaaataactgggcgggGAATCTATACGTTCGCACGCAATTGGATGTGTTCGCATAGAACAAAGGGTGACCCCCAGAATTAACTCTATGCTATCGCGGTCCTACCtatgcaatcacatagaacaaatgATGACCCCAGAATTAACACTATGCTATCGCGGACCTacctatgcaatcgcatagaacaaaagcCTAGACACCACCAAACaacaaaaataccagattttctaagttcgaaTCACCCCgacgcctatccgaaactcattcgagccctcggggctctaaaccaaatatgcacgcaagtctaaaaacatcatacggacttactcgtgtgatcaaatcgccaaaataacatcttaaataACGAATTTaacatagaaatctaagaaaaatctcaaaacttttaAAGTATCAAATTTCACAACTACGGgtctgaatcacatcaaacgacttccgtttcttaccaaatttcacagacgcATCTTAAATGTCAcattgaacctgtaccgggctttgaaactaaaatacgggcccgataccataaatttcaaatataatcaactttacaaaaactcttatattatcagtaaaacaatttctttcaaaaatttatttctcgggattgggacctccgaattcgattccgggcatacgcccaagtcccatattttcctacggaccctccgggatcgtcaaatcacaGGTTCGGacccgtttacccaaaatattgaccgaagtcaacttaaattcaattttaaaggccaaattaaaattttcatcACATTTACACATAAAAGCGTTCCGGATATACGCCCAGAccatgcacacaaatcgaggtaagGAAAAAGGAGGCTTCTAAGGCCTCGGGATACATAATTTATtcgtaaatcaagtgatgaccttttgggtcatcacaactatTTTCTTGTTCTTATGACGTTATTATTTCTTTGGTTTCTGTTTGATAGTATTAATATGTTATCCCTTCCCTCTCTTCTCGTCTTTTCCATCTTCTTGAGTCGAGGGATtttcggaaatagcctctttGTTTCttggggtagggataaggtcagcgtacacactaccctcccagaccctATTTGAGAAATTCTACTGggtcattattgttgttgttatatctaATATGAATAAAAATCTAGTTTTCGTGTATAACTTGAAAACTcgaccaaaccgacatataaatctatcattttatatatacttttaagattttatttagaattttttttaaaaatatctagAAGTATTTGGGATTCTCTCATGTGATGTAATATTTTATAGCACTATAAAGTGcatccatttttatttattttagataatAAGTTGTATCATCATTTTTTTATCAAATATTATTGAAATacatcaatctctttgttcttccatactTATATGTCaaaatctattaaattcttatttcgTTTTCGAATTCGAAATAAGagttattgttagacgactaagaaaataactatcatgtatcactaaataataattttacataagaatattttaatagatcatatgtttgttaggtttttctatttttactaaacatatattcacttatcaaaactttatttaaaagtttaacaaaataagattgaaataatattcatgtaacgaaaaaatccgaaaaatctgGCAAAATCAAACCAATCCAaatcgatatagttggtttggttttgataaaaatcgaatcAACCCGGTCCATATACGTCCCTACTTGGACTTTGCGTGTAGCTAATAATTAAAGGAGCACTGATGTTATAtccatgtgtgtgtgtgtttaattTCACCTTTTTGGATTTTGCTTTACATAAATGACCTATTAAATTGGTTAGTACACCAATCAAATGTCTGTGTCATATATTTTATCATGCAATACAAGATAGATAAGGTAAAATAATACCATTAACCAAAACCCACATATTACATATCTTAAAGTTCACAATATTGGATGAACATTAATCCATTCAATAAGATGGTAAACTTGTCTAATAAGCCATTTTTTCCTTTTCAGAATGTACTTCAAGGACACATCGTTTAATAAAATCGCTTAATAATTGAATGATTATTTTAATTGAATCGAAACTTCGAGATCTCAACtctcaatatttgaaatcaatgAACTGTAAGTAAATTAAAAGTCAGCTAATTAAAGAATGCATATAACGTTGGATATAGAGGACGCTTCTTAACTTTGTTCACGAAGGGTCTTAATTAGGGCTCGTTTGGCTAACGCAATAAGTATATTAGCTATTATAAAGTTTGGAATTATAGTTATTTTATATTTGGTTGTGTGTATCAGCtaatgttagtttaattttatacTAAAATGATTGTGTTAGCTATTTCATATAGAAGGTGGATAAATAATACCACGATATATCCTACAGTTATAATCTCATgagatatatatttatttctaatatATTCATTAAGAACGTATACGAAATATGCATGCAACGCGTGAAGAGATACTAGTGACTACAGTTGAAGTTAATTCCAGTGCATTTTAAAATCTCATGAGTTCTAAAAATTGAATACTCCGGTTGTAGAATGCAAGTATAAATTGGCTAACAGGCTTAATCATTACTAATACGCATACAAAACTAAAGTTGAGGAACAAAATTGAAAGTCTATTACAAATAGTTCCAAGTAAATAAATCCATGAAAAATTTACAAGAGATGGTAAGAAATCCTCATCCTAATTACTTAAGACAACTTACAGGTTTTGGGGTTTCTTTATTTTAggctccaatttttttttttttttccatttttttatatTCTTACCCTGCTCTGATCGTTTTTGCCTACaatattcttctcttttttttttttcattatcaATTCTATTCGTTTGGACCATCAGTTTTTGCTGCAATCACAAAACTAAAAAGGATGTTCCCGCCTACTTCCTATGAACTTCTATCGCAATTGCTCGAATTTTACTCCCTTCTTGAATTGTCCCTAATTTTAGAAATACTAGTTCCACAGTTAAATAGCGTAATTAGAggcctaattttagaaaaaatcccccctgttttttttttaacttaaatgAATTAGATTAATGACTTTTTTTAAGAAATGAGCTTATGATGTAAAATAAGGCGCATAAATTTTATTTGGCTATAAATCATTACATAAAGACAAATTGTATCCACATAAGGAGAGAGGTCATTCTTTATGAGAGAATACAAAGGAAATAAATTCACGTTTGTCTTCGTGGACAAAGGATATCCGATCAAGCCTAAGGTTGGAATCCTTTTAGATCTACAGGCTCACCTACAAGAGTGTAGATAATCTTATACTTCATCATTCTACCGTAAAACATGTACTCTTTTATTAATTAACAAAAGTAATATAATATACTTAtaattgaatttttggaaaacaaaatatacataatccaaaacatctaaaatttattgattttttaaatttcacatagtttaattaaatttttattttgttaaataaaCTAAATAGACATATGTTAAAATGATACTGCAAAATGAATTTATTAAATCATTGGTGCACTATAAGATACCTATCTttcaaaggaaaaaaacaaaCCCTACAAACGAAGTGATTTTGAGGTCGCATTTTGAACAAATGTGACAGTCAGGACATTATCAATCTCTTACGATAAAGAACTCGGACGTTGTCATAACTTCGAAATATGGAATGACCCTTACTCAAATTCCTGGGGCTGCCACAGGAATTTATTCCAGATTCCAGAAATGACTCCAACTCAGATAGTTACATTGTACACCTGCAAACAAGAATGAGACCACTGTCAATCATAGATAACTCGCTACTTCATAGAGAAGTACATTTAATGGGTAATTGCATAGTTGCATATTGGAATTTCGGTAAATCCTCAATGCTTATAATTGATAGGGAGAAGGACTTTACCATGCATCTTCTGCACAAATCGTTCAAACTCCATGAAATTGTGTTTCTCCAACAGAGTTGGGCTCAGCCTGAGGTAGGTAAACGCAGATAAGTAGTGTCTACCAAATGGATCATTCCTAGGCTTGGCATTTTCCAAGATCTTGTTGTAGCCTTCTCTATGGTAGCATGGACGTGCATTCTCACCAGCAACAGGTATGTAGGCTTCCCATGCAACATTTAGCACCTGTAGTTTTGGGAAATCCCTTAAACAAAGACCAAGTATATCCAGTGATGCAGAGACAATACATAGATATTACATTGCACGATCAATTATCTCTTTGATGTAGATGGACATCAAGTTTCTGAGCTATTTGTGATTAATTTGTACAACAAAAACAATCCCCACCAccatccccacaaaaaaaaaggaaaaacattcACTTGCtaaaaaatataaacaatatcgacaaaacaacatttacatgaGCAATGACGAAAAATGTAAGAGAAGTTGATTCTTTGAAATGTTTAAATGGCTCACAGCCTAGTTGCTTGACAACATGATTCTCTCCTATAGGCCAAAATCATTAAGCTTTGCATATTTCATTTACATAAGACAATAATACATATTTGCAACCTCGAGCCTTTAGACAAACAAATGTTACCTTTCAATTTTTCATGGTTAAACATCAACGTATTTAACACTTTACTTTTCAAGTACGTGTTGCGTACGACAATCTATTACTTGCACATTCACACCAGGATTCCTCGAAAAAattaaatatcacaacatatcctCTGCATGTTAGATTCACACATGTTTACCTGCCAAACTAGTCCTTCCGGGTCAGCTAATGCTTCTGGAAAGTCAATATCCCGATAAACTGTGTGCAATTCAAGACATGTGAAATTCAGAGCTGCCTCGTGCTTCTTTAACATTGACGCAATTGGAGAATAGCCATCACGACAGTTAACACTGTAAAAGCCAGCTGTTAATTCAGCTGCACCACTCTTAGTGTTGCGCCACCAATAGATTCCTGGTAGCTGCTCATCAATCAGAGTGCATCAGGAACCGAAATCAATCTAAAAAAGCAATTTATGATGCCATGAACATGTCTAGCATTTAAAGGAATATGTTTTACAATTTTACCACCTTTGCTGCTATAGGAGTGCCTTTAAAAGACAAATTTGCCAAGCCAAGTACTTGATCACCATGATCAATTAAAACTTGAGTGTACCATTTCAAGAAAAATCTACCATAAATGCTATTATATTCTCCACCATCACGAAAAAACTCAGTGTTTTGTGGTTTCGAATTGTAAGAACCTGCATTCCAAGGTCCTTTACCAGAGGATGAGGATCCGGATGCCTCTGCTGCCTTTTGCAAGCTATTAAACAAGTACTTATCATAGCACTGCAAAGGATGTAAGCACACATGATTAATAAATATGTCACGCTAGATATCAAGGGTCGATAGCTGATCTATTACTATTATGAAAGCTGTGGGAAGACCCAAAGTGAGCATGATATTAAGGGCAAGAAAGTTTGCACAACGGGAGAAACCTTGGCTAAGATTCTTAAATCGTTATTGCTTCGGATATATGGTGCATCTTTAGCAAAGAATTTGATGCTTTCGGAAGATACATAAGCAtgtgtttttcattttttgattatttattaTCCTTCTGAATTTTCGTTATCCAGACACTGCGTGTTGGGTTacactgagtatgttgttgctgcaTTATCATTATAATCAGAGATATGAAAAGCAGGTTGTTTGACATTATGGGCTTTCAAGGGGAGCAAGAAGCCAAGGAAGCGCTCAAGTATTTTGGCAAGTTTATATGGATAGTAGTCAAATTACTAGTGAGGTGTTTCTATTTCTTGTGAGATGTTTCTATTTCTATTCTCTCCCATATTTCTAAATGAGCAGATATTGGAAATAGTGGTGTGTTTATTCTTTCTTATCGAAATCGAAAAGAAGAAAAGCTATTCAAAGACATGATAAATTGAACAAGTCTTTGACCTTATTGTGATACTTAAGAGTCTCTAAACTGTCACTTATGACTATTATTTTtctccttgtttttctttctttattggtTGTCTTTCTGCGCTTTCCATTGCAAGACAGAGGGCTATCAAACTAGAAACAGCTATTGGAATTGACGTTGGAACAACCATTAGATCTCGGGTTCAAATTCTAGTGGAGGCAAAAAAACATTAGGTGATTACTTTCCGCCTACCTAAGACTTGGTGGATAAAGTTACATGGTGCAAGTTAGCCGGACATCAccgttataaaaaaaaaagtcataACACATTTAATATTGGAATGTGACTACAAGTATTCACAGTGTTGATCGGGTGAAGTATCATTTACGATAGAAAATTGTCAATAACCATTTGAGAGGTTAAATTCACCTGAAATTCACCAATACCAGGATATTTCCACCCAAGTTTTGCAGGATGAGAAGGGTATCGTAATTCTCCACATGGACCAAGTCCAATTTCAATCTCAGAGATGACTCCATTTTCAAAGAACTCATCGAACTTCACGCGGAAGCTTCTCATTAAATCAAAGTAAACCTGTACGAGCAAATTAGTCATTGAAATAATACACCTTACAACATTTTATGTTTTGGGATGGGAAAATTCTTCCAGAAGTCATAGTATTACCGATTTTGCGTGAATGGTGTACCATTATTTgaataaccaaaaaacaaaagatTAGCAAGTTTTTGACATAAGTAGCACTATTGCTGTGAGTAATTTAACAGTAATGGTACAAAGGTATTTACCTTAAGCTACTTATTCTCCCATACTTtgatataaaataaaatcaagaaaaaaagaagtagaaaacagTATGTTGGCCTACTGAACTACATGATGCAcacacaaaagaacaaaaaaaagattACCTCAAGAGCAATTCGTCCTCCTAAAACACGCTCATTGTCAACTCCCCAGGTGAGACATTCATGGGTTCTTCTTAGATCTTTGTCAGAAAAAAATATGTCAGGATTTCTATAACCAATTTCTGTAATCCATTGTGGAAGAGGAATATGAACATCATCACCGACATTTCCTCCGCATTCATGGAATGCCATTACCACCTGGATATTTTCTTCAAAAGTAAGACGACTGAGAAAGTTCAATTCCTCCAATAGAATACTTTAGAAAGGAAGAAGTCAAAGAAGACACCAGATCACATTAAAGATGCAATTCCATACAACCGAGAACTAACCCGCAGTTTTAAGTTAAGATCTCGAACAATTTCAAAAAGCCTCTTGTAACCACTCCAATTATATCTTTGTGGGGTATGTGCCTCCACTATACCCCACCAGCACTCCACGACAACCCCATCCACCTTAGCTGACTTCAAGATCTTTAGTTGGTTAACCAGATTATTAGCATCCACAATTTCACATTCCATGTTGATGATGCCCATCTGTCATATGAAAGTCAAAATGGTTTACAGTTTCCAAATAATTTGACAGGTTAAGTGGTAAGATAAGCTTTGATGAGACGACTAGGCAAGTAACAATTTAGGCGCACACAAAAAATGATTAACAATATGCTTGGCTCTCGCGTTCAAAAAGCCACCAAACAGAGTGAATCATATGGTGCTATATTGATGAATAAACTTCGAGAGGAAACGAATAAGGTCCCACAAGAAAGAAAATCTGATTCAACTCACAGGTAGCATAACGTATACGGGAATGTAGGGGGTATCCCTGAAATCTCGCTCCTGCAACCCTGGAGTAACATCAACAACCTGTGAATAGAGCACAAAAAATTTATAGATAAAAATAGTGAAATCCTTCTCCTAAAGACGAAACAAATCTATAAAAGTTAACTGATATAGCGTAGTTCAAAATTCCTCTTTGTCCCCCCTCCTATGAAAAAGGAAGAGAATACAATATAGTAATCCCCTCGAGCTGTAAAACCTATCAACACGAAGTGACATATTCCTTTTCTCGACTCAATTTTAATCACTTATTCAGGACTCAACGGTATCATGAATCCGGCGACAAGAAACAGACATAAGCACGTCATTATAACTTCAAAAATTATACCACGTTGTGCAATGCAATTAATTCAAAATCTAACATGTAAAGCTGCAAAAATAGAGTTATCCATTCAGTAAATATTTGGTTACCTTTGGATCATCATAGGAAGGCCAATTAATTGAGTGGTCATCTCTAGCAGGATCAACATTATCGTCTCCAACCATAGCCATGGTACAAGTTCGAGGAACAGAGCTTGAATTCACCAAAAAAAACCTTGAGTTTTGCAAGGGGAAATTCGCCGGTTTCCGGATTTGACTACAACTGACAGTCGGAGAAGCTGAAAGTATGGCCCGTGGCTGTCCAACAAGTGAAGAAAACGCCGCAGCCATTTCAGTTCAATTCTCCTCCTATTCTGAATGGGCGATGAGACTTCTCTCTAAGTGGAAATTGAGGAGTTCCACTTCCGGGGGACACGGGGTTTAGTTAATTAAGGATATTAAAGTGACCGGACATAGAAAATTGTTAGATATATCACGTGCGCTGCTTAAGGAGAATCCGAATTTATACATGGACCCCTTAAGTTGCAATGATGTAGTTTGAGCCCCTAATTTTGGTATGACGGCGGAACAACGCGAAGGTGTCATCTAATTGCgggattaattttttttttttcaattgttaGATGACTTTGAgcaaaacttcttaaaatatttGTCTAAAACTACTTTAGACTTTGGGAATACTATAGATATCTTTGCCCCTGTTCTTCCTGATAATAGTTTCATTTCTTATGTTTTGCCTTGATGAATGAGAGAGATTTTGCTAAGTTTTGGagttttttatgtatttttttctaGGGAATTTGGCATCATGTAGATGCCATCCAAGTTAGAGGTGACAAATGGAAGACTGTATTTGAGCTGGTCAAGATGGATTGACTCGTCAAATGGATCATTGCCCAACCTTGCTTAAAGTTCACTTGGATCAAGATGAATTGGGTCAAGAAGGGCTAAACAATAGGTTGtaattgtcacgatccggatttcccaccgtttgggtcgtgatgacgcctaactcttgaatgctaggcaagccaacaattacGGTTCTAAAATATTAATCACTaacccaaaacaacaataaataataattaaagctAAACCGACATAAGTGCGGAAATTTTTATAACAGTTCGAAACTCTAAAACACGACTACCCCAataatctggtgtcacaatccatgaACATCTAAGGAtttctacaaatactggtttaaaagaaatacatCTGTTCTCGAAATTAAAAGAGACAGGAAATCTAAGATAAAGGGAAGgcgactccagggtctgcgaacgccggcagatctaccttgggtctcctgtggactgaaggcagcaacccaaactCTACTCATGAGGTCtgactctgaaatctgcacagaaagtgcagagtgcagtatcagtacaaccgaccccatgtactggtaagtatcgagcctaacctcggcgaagtagtgaagAGGCTAGGACACGATAACAATatgtaaacctgtgcagttaaatcatatatgaGAAAGTAATAACAACAGAAATTTAACAAAACATAACGGGAAGggaaaacatgctgaggggaatatcAAATTCTGACAGTAATATAGTAAAAAAGCAAAATGAATATCAGGTTTTGAACCAACAGAAGTAATAACATAGTaacatgtgcacgacatcaccctacgtgtttttactctcgtcctcaccataaaaacaACAGAaacggcatgacatcacccttcgtgcattaactctctcataatcatggcacgacatcacccttcgtgcattaacactcacagaatatGACACggtatcacctttcgtgcattaacactcacttaCAATatcgtgcacggcatcacccttcgtgctttacactcttcctcacccaaacaatagaaacaataatatcccggtaagagaatcaactataaccaatctcgtttcaacagttaAATTCACAATataagtctcaacttgagtcaatactgaACAATTACCCAATAGCAAGAAAACATAATAAGACTTGTTCACCATGAAGAATAAACAgtttaagcatgaacaatacgtaATAAAAGACACAATGGtcacaagtataagactcacttgCATGCTATGAACCAAcatcaacgtatagatactcgtcaccacacctatatgtcgtactcaacaactaaacacgtagcaaataaggcaacaacacctaatccctcaagttaaggttagccacaacacttGCCTCGATTCCACAGCTACAATCAaacctcaattaccgctttacctctcgattgcACCTCCAATCCGCTTgcatctagtcataattaacttaataacatcaataaatgctaaagaactcaattccaatgcttaattatagggttctcaacatttttcccaaaaggtcaaaaacTGACCcggggcccacttggtcaaaactcgaagttcgaaccaaaacccgattgcccattcacccccgagcccggatatgcaattgattttggaatccgaccttaatttgagttctaaatccccaaattttaaaattctcaaatttcacccaaaaacacccagtttcccatgaaaatccctaaattttgtgatgaaatcttgtaaaatgatgaagtagattgaaagaaatgagttagaaattgtttacctatgatttggggaagaactactCTTTAGAAAATCGCCACTTGAAGTTTACGGTTTGAAACTTTGAGAAATGAGTTGAAAATCCTATCCAAAACTCTTTTGAACagttgcagatatcgcatttgcgatcaggggttcgcaaatgtgaacaattcatcgcaaatgcgaagaatgtcCAAGACCtgccttcatcgcaaatgcgaacacttgatcgcaaatgcgacctgttcacatcgcaaatgcgatcctgaGCCTCGTAATTGCGAAGGTCCCCTCCCAGCCtcactgatcgcaaatgcgatctttcTTCGCAAGTGCGACACtagcatttgcgagccaggctttgcaaatgcgaagcctgcacaCCTGAAACATACCAGCAatttttttaagtttcaaaacactcaatggcctatccaaaactcacccgagccctcggggctccaaaccaaacatgtacacaagtcttaaaatatcataaagacttgctcgtgcaatcaaatcgccaaaataacatcttaaacaatgaatttaacaccaaaactcatgaaattcctAAGAACACTTGAAATTTccatttttacaaccggacgtccgaatcacgtcaaattacttccgttttttaccaaatttcacatataaggtttaaatattataacggacctgtaccggactcctaaaccaaaatacaggcccgataccaacaagatcaagcattattcaatttctaaaaaccattatatttttcagttaataattttcttcaaaaattcatttctcgggcttgggacctcggattTCAATTCTAGGAATACGCCCGGgtctcatattttactatggaccctccggga of the Nicotiana tabacum cultivar K326 chromosome 7, ASM71507v2, whole genome shotgun sequence genome contains:
- the LOC107760692 gene encoding beta-amylase 2, chloroplastic — protein: MAAAFSSLVGQPRAILSASPTVSCSQIRKPANFPLQNSRFFLVNSSSVPRTCTMAMVGDDNVDPARDDHSINWPSYDDPKVVDVTPGLQERDFRDTPYIPVYVMLPMGIINMECEIVDANNLVNQLKILKSAKVDGVVVECWWGIVEAHTPQRYNWSGYKRLFEIVRDLNLKLRVVMAFHECGGNVGDDVHIPLPQWITEIGYRNPDIFFSDKDLRRTHECLTWGVDNERVLGGRIALEVYFDLMRSFRVKFDEFFENGVISEIEIGLGPCGELRYPSHPAKLGWKYPGIGEFQCYDKYLFNSLQKAAEASGSSSSGKGPWNAGSYNSKPQNTEFFRDGGEYNSIYGRFFLKWYTQVLIDHGDQVLGLANLSFKGTPIAAKLPGIYWWRNTKSGAAELTAGFYSVNCRDGYSPIASMLKKHEAALNFTCLELHTVYRDIDFPEALADPEGLVWQVLNVAWEAYIPVAGENARPCYHREGYNKILENAKPRNDPFGRHYLSAFTYLRLSPTLLEKHNFMEFERFVQKMHGVQCNYLSWSHFWNLE